The following proteins are co-located in the Melanotaenia boesemani isolate fMelBoe1 chromosome 5, fMelBoe1.pri, whole genome shotgun sequence genome:
- the msantd1 gene encoding myb/SANT-like DNA-binding domain-containing protein 1, translating to MATEDSFSYLMPGHSEKHRRAPNWTDGEMKALLYVWEEYHNELKTSKRNAKVYEKMSQRFFQLTGEQRFKEEIKMKITNMSFQYRRLKATAGEAGETPDWPYYKPIEKILSKPLENGRGNSLEFQATTAGPSTSSQSTDNLLSQPEDGVMGFLPEYTGSSDEMEIKEELDSLSSDSEHTHGSSSHPISARKKQTNRRLFLKRKKLQIMHAMLQQQKRSSRAIEETCREVRRAMHQQNLLQVQCLQLQERMMNLLEKMIQPLSTTSVAWGQGGVKDQAKP from the exons ATGGCAACAGAGGACAGTTTCAGCTACCTGATGCCAGGCCACAGTGAGAAACACAGGCGGGCCCCGAACTGGACTGATGGcgaaatgaaagccctcttgTACGTGTGGGAGGAATACCACAACGAACTGAAAACGAGCAAGAGGAACGCCAAGGTTTATGAGAAGATGTCCCAGAGGTTTTTCCAGCTGACTGGAGAGCAGCGTTTTAAAGAGGAGATCAAAATGAAAATCACCAACATGTCTTTTCAGTACAG GAGACTGAAAGCCACAGCTGGTGAAGCTGGTGAGACGCCGGATTGGCCTTACTACAAGCCCATCGAAAAGATCCTCTCCAAACCATTGGAGAATGGCAGGGGGAACTCACTGGAGTTTCAGGCCACCACTGCAGGTCCCTCCACTTCCTCCCAGTCCACAGACAACCTCTTGTCCCAGCCAGAGGATGGTGTGATGGGGTTCCTCCCAGAGTATACTGGCTCCTCAGATGAGATGGAGATCAAAGAAGAGCTGGACTCGTTGAGCTCTgacagtgagcacacacacggCTCCAG CTCCCATCCCATCTCAGCCAGGAAAAAGCAAACCAACAGGCGTCTGTtcctaaaaagaaagaaactgcagATTATGCATGCCATGTTGCAGCAACAAAAGAGGTCAAGCCGGGCAATAGAGGAGACGTGCAGGGAGGTCCGCAGAGCCATGCACCAGCAGAACCTCCTCCAGGTCCAGTGCTTGCAGCTGCAAGAGAGGATGATGAACCTTTTGGAGAAGATGATCCAGCCTCTCTCCACTACCTCAGTGGCGTGGGGTCAGGGTGGGGTGAAAGACCAAGCAAAACCTTAG